One Aphidius gifuensis isolate YNYX2018 linkage group LG3, ASM1490517v1, whole genome shotgun sequence DNA window includes the following coding sequences:
- the LOC122852257 gene encoding bromodomain-containing protein 8-like produces the protein MASMQDRLKLKRELCDTWSTREQLCLASSVLKSGDQNWNSVSKSLKPFVEKEALRSADWFSPKSCAIQYATLVENADTPKRKKRENNDITGVTTIGTAIVRQLTAERISEIRQIIASQRDEYQQLKQEVNLLKSGSISDEKLKKMWQVIEQEDKEAEQKEKAHSAWLVKRQQKQESSAKETANLSTPKKTLEIPCEPVDVSDDTQETEDDKKNQGGRSPLLTSLLKSPSPTTQVLNATSTAQTTSPTIASLLGATTKPHVAQNLTSQLNQIVVKSISSPMPSITSLTSMSVASSASGKEERPSVGAPTLSMMLQLPSNIPRSLPSQLNNNSAPTTPLVSSAPLKNVKTNVNETVTRSVSVPVTSVVDNSPVQVIEPAVAEVTDTETIDKDEINEIIDDIEELIKEEISPEAKAASVSIVETIKEEEKEELIVHTVNEEEIQNLNESESPDLDSSQNDITMELIEQDTSKIAEIIGASPEIQAPSPLVEPEKPIEIKIESVEEKKEEEEEKKSSPLVVTIKEEVEDISTDKKDEEIKTEIIVEENIVSEEKVEEIPEVVEKNKEKESTNDDVVVVVVEKDTTEEIPVEKDVVNEEKEIKEKEQEQKDEKEQEQKDDEKEQEKDVEKEKEGEEKQKEDKKVEEKEEIVTPVEVEEPKKEEEKVEITIEPLLEVKDTEVEEEKKEEQQQQQDEIMEENIVEKISEKPKESNDVVEVEKSTEISSIVEDDESVQEIVKESEPCQDIKAVCEEEKKEVEEEKDIVIGTTVKLEVEESKEPSTEVKIENNSNEPIVKEAIIKEVSVKEPSKTSSPPSTDDLKKEKKEIPKILDKPSEINSSPIPTKSKTPTTTPKISKPSEDKKVEIKIIKSVQEDQATDVEDKIPHSKIPIRMDINDDKKNDNNKTIEKIDKEIKIEDSTKKDIVKIKKQETPSVSSIDDIEEEESSMTKLSGRAIKTYSKKQNVSIDSEPETDTSEGADYRAWKKAIILVFNRLATHRFSSLFLKPITEENAPGYHSVVFRPMDLSTIKKNIDNGTIRSTTQFQRDVMLMFQNAIMYNKHDTRVHKMTLDMQEECLEQMQVLVEVAAEGPVRRETRTAANSSISEANDNNILKRKRSLITPSPLDSDSPRFKKRRKSEND, from the exons atggcttCGATGCAAGACA gatTAAAGTTAAAGAGAGAATTATGTGATACTTGGAGTACACGTGAACAATTATGTTTAGCATCAAGTGTTTTAAAATCTGGTGATCAAAATTGGAACAGTGTTTCTAAATCGTTAAAACCATTTGTTGAAAAAGAAGCACTACGTTCAGCTGATTGGTTTTCACCAAAATCATGTGCAATTCAATATGCAACTCTTGTTGAAAATGCTGATAcaccaaaaagaaaaaaacgtgaaaataatgatataacaGGTGTTACAACAATTGGTACAGCAATTGTTCGTCAACTTACAGCAGAAAGAATTTCTGAAATTCGTCAAATAATAGCATCTCAACGAGAtgaatatcaacaattaaaacaagaggtaaatcttttaaaatctGGTAGTATTTCAGatgaaaaacttaaaaaaatgtggCAAGTAATTGAGCAAGAAGACAAAGAAGctgaacaaaaagaaaaagcacACTCAGCATGGCTTGTAAAACGACAACAAAAACAAGAATCATCTGCAAAAGAAACAGCTAATTTATCAACAccaaaaaaaacacttgagaTACCTTGTGAGCCTGTTGATGTGTCAGATGATACACAAGAAACTGAAGATGATAAAAAGAATCAAGGTGGACGTTCTCCTTTATTAACAAGCCTCTTAAAATCACCTAGTCCAACTACACAAGTTTTAAATGCTACTTCAACAGCTCAAACAACATCACCAACAATAGCAAGTCTTCTTGGAGCTACAACTAAACCCCATGTTGcacaaaatttaacatcacaattaaatcaaattgttgttaaatcaatatcatcacCAATGCCATCAATAACATCGTTAACATCAATGTCTGTTGCTTCTTCTGCTTCTGGAAAAGAAGAAAGACCTTCTGTTGGTGCTCCAACATTGTCAATGATGCTTCAGTTACCATCAAACATTCCCAGAAGTTTACCATCtcaattaaacaacaattcaGCACCAACAACACCACTTGTTTCTTCTGCaccattaaaaaatgttaaaaccAATGTAAATGAAACAGTTACACGAAGTGTATCTGTTCCAGTTACTTCAGTTGTTGATAACAGTCCAGTTCAAGTCATTGAACCTGCTGTTGCTGAGGTAACTGATACAGAAACTATAGATAAAgatgaaattaatgaaattattgatgatattgaagagctcattaaagaagaaattagTCCAGAGGCAAAAGCTGCTTCTGTTTCGATAGTTGAAACAattaaagaagaagaaaaagaagaactAATTGTACATACAGTTAATGAAGaagaaattcaaaatttaaatgagtCTGAATCACCAGATTTGGATTCTTCTCAAAATGACATTACCATGGAATTGATTGAACAAGATACTTCTAAAATTGCTGAAATAATTGGTGCGTCTCCTGAAATACAAGCACCTTCACCGTTGGTTGAACCTGAAAAACCAATTGAGATTAAAATTGAAagtgttgaagaaaaaaaagaagaagaagaagaaaaaaaaagcagcccACTAGTTGTAACCATCAAGGAAGAAGTTGAAGATATTAGTACagataaaaaagatgaagaaataaaaacagaaattattgttgaagaaaatattgtaTCAGAAGAAAAGGTAGAAGAAATACCTGAAgttgtggaaaaaaataaagaaaaagaatcaacaaatgatgatgttgttgttgttgttgttgagaaAGACACAACTGAAGAGATTCCAGTTGAGAAAGATGTGgttaatgaagaaaaagaaataaaagaaaaagaacaagaaCAAAAAGATGAGAAAGAACAAGAACaaaaagatgatgaaaaagaacaagaaaaagatgttgaaaaagagaaagaaggcgaggaaaaacaaaaagaagacaaaaaagtagaagaaaaagaagaaatagtTACTCCGGTTGAAGTTGAAGAgccaaaaaaagaagaagaaaaagttgaaataacAATAGAACCTCTGCTAGAAGTAAAAGACACAGAagtagaagaagaaaaaaaagaagaacaacaacagcaacaagaTGAGATTATGGAAGAAaacattgttgaaaaaattagtgAAAAACCCAAGGAATCAAATGATGTTGTAGAAGTTGAAAAAAGTACtgaaatttcatcaattgtaGAAGATGATGAATCAGTTCAAGAGATTGTAAAAGAATCAGAGCCATGTCAAGATATCAAAGCTGTAtgtgaagaagaaaaaaaagaagttgaAGAGGAAAAAGATATTGTAATAGGAACTACAGTAAAGCTTGAAGTTGAAGAATCAAAAGAGCCATCAACTGAAGTAAagattgaaaataatagtaatgaaCCAATTGTAAAAGAAGCTATTATAAAAGAAGTCAGTGTAAAAGAGCCTAGTAAAACATCATCTCCTCCAAGCacagatgatttaaaaaaagagaaaaaagaaattccaAAAATTCTTGATAAACCAAGTGAAATAAATTCTTCACCAATTCcaacaaaatcaaaaacaccaacaacaacaccaaaaaTATCCAAGCCTTCTGAagataaaaaagttgaaataaaaataataaaaagtgttcAAGAAGATCAAGCAACTGATGTTGAAGATAAAATTCCACATTCAAAAATACCAATTAGAATGGacataaatgatgataaaaaaaatgataataataaaacaattgaaaaaattgataaagaaataaaaattgaagattctactaaaaaagatattgtaaaaattaaaaaacaagaaacaCCATCAGTTAgttcaattgatgatattgaagAGGAAGAATCATCAATGACAAAATTAAGTGGAAGAGCAATAAAAACATattctaaaaaacaaaatgtttcTATTGACAGTGAACCAGAAACAGACACAAGTGAAGGTGCTGATTATCGTGCATGGAAAAAAGCAATAATACTTGTTTTTAATCGTCTTGCAACACATagattttcatcattatttcttAAACCAATTACTGAAGAAAATGCACCAGGTTATCATAGTGTTGTATTTAGACCAAtggatttatcaacaattaaaaaaaatattgataatggaACTATAAGATCAACAACCCAATTTCAACGTGATGTAATGTTAATGTTTCAAAATGCAATAATGTATAATAAACATGATACTCGTGTACATAAAATGACATTGGACATGCAAGAAGAGTGTCTGGAACAGATGcag GTGCTAGTTGAAGTTGCTGCTGAAGGTCCAGTTCGTAGAGAAACTAGAACAGCAGCAAATAGCAGTATCAGTGAagcaaatgacaataatattttaaaaagaaaacgtAGTTTAATTACTCCAAGTCCTCTTGATAGTGACAGTCCTCGTTTTAAAAAACGAAGGAAATCCGAAAATGActga
- the LOC122852258 gene encoding E3 ubiquitin-protein ligase TRIM33-like yields MSDVRMEEQEDKTQSTTTIITPVIKDEPVDSVNQDVQMPLTSVNEDDNDGRICTPESQANDAVRGFLSKCIFCSKIFNSDDEAKLLECLHAACSPCISTKLRDHSLYVDSEVVVEGNIVICQACNVESQIDNLIDNKFNVKFIDDDSHTDDDSKESEDEKICTSCHDNATATSWCDNCEEFICQNCVEAHQRLKITKEHTIKPKNEMSNCNDTPKKNKKLSLYLFCSVHTHEQLSLFCQTCDRLTCRDCQLTDHRDHKYKFTHEIATETRGSVAKLLKEVTYKRVLLKSAMKVIEDRQVLILEKKKTLVQDITQMVVQLTNAINTRGKQLVMRLNEVCDLKQNTLNEKKIALDQLSKLTDHCIQFVNYALDKGSDMELLYSKKSVTGHLQRIKNRRADIPNPEIPVRINLSLEKVQDLIKVVSSIGAIVVDGRVYPSVSPSSRTSTPTTPSIDIQDAIKLSSPIAGNNTSNTSDCPILPMAPQQITTIAHGNTYSGVQLTFTNPQLQQQQQQQSQTQVNLMQQPSSPIQSQNYLPPHYTNHSMPQNRTSPQAPQLQQPRMPYNISFNGNIRQQLLLPQQRPMGQQQVTSSTHPQQQQQQQQQQAQQQAQQQAQQQQQQQMHIDHQLNQNASLRGLLAPFQRSINPNHNMAYRLPPSYRYPAGNPQIRASMSHTYQPTNPALVSGGRVQQIPQGQLPGYPIQQSPVTAAVTATATTASIAASASSAAARWHIPQGANNTMQYYNQRQPHQQQQQQQLQQPQLQQQQSQQNQQLLQQQQLQQLQQQQYQLQQLQQYQQQSSLQIPSAGTPNDAFKIILKSQQNNIMPKNISGGGTVVTDASSLSIGHRLGQAVSSSVPKTPSPIPGKSDETEKRLDNFCQKSLNDLLQTIAKLDSNGIVIIPEEQKNHLDSSHVDSSTDEGINNNIGENTGDISKDEQITMTKDDPNEDWCAVCMDGGDAVLCCDRCPKVFHLYCHIPSLNTFPDESETWQCMLCTNILDCTENSSQSDKRSHTMNPKDLRIAQRIVLELYCQYEQSLPFREVVSYEITEYHKLIKKPIALDVIRKKLRHDDSNSYTDLREVLADIRLMFKNAYTFNPVDSQVYKEARNLEEFFEKLLVKWAPDYAIEYPSLTLDDDEEVFPPNRKYRRIIND; encoded by the exons atgagtgaTGTGAGAATGGAGGAACAAGAAGATAAAActcaatcaacaacaacaataattacacCAGTTATAAAAGATGAACCAGTAGATTCAGTAAATCAAGATGTACAAATGCCATTAACAAGTGTAAATGAAGATGACAATGATGGAAGAATATGTACACCAGAAAGTCAAGCAAATGATGCTGTACGtggatttttatcaaaatgtatattttgttcaaaaatatttaattctgaTGATGAAGCTAAACTTCTTGAGTGTCTTCATGCAGCATGTAGTCCATGTATTAGCACAAAATTAAGAGATCATAGTCTTTATGTTGATTCTGAAGTTGTTGTTGAAggtaatattgttatttgtcaAGCATGTAATGTTGAAAGTCAAATTGATAatcttattgataataaatttaatgtaaaatttattgatgatgattcacATACTGATGATGATAGTAAAGAAagtgaagatgaaaaaatatgtacaaGTTGTCATGATAATGCAACAGCAACAAGTTGGTGTGATAATTGTGAagaatttatttgtcaaaattgTGTTGAGGCACatcaaagattaaaaataacaaaagaacaTACAATTAAACCGAAAAATGAAATGTCAAATTGTAATgatactccaaaaaaaaataaaaaattatcattatatttattttgttcagTACATACACATGaacaattatcattgttttgtCAAACATGTGATAGATTAACATGTCGTGATTGTCAATTAACTGATCATAGagatcataaatataaatttacccaTGAAATTGCAACTGAAACAAGAGGTTCAGTTGCAAAATTACTTAAAGAAGTTACATATAAAAgggtattattaaaaagtgcTATGAAAGTTATTGAAGATAGACAAGTAttaatattggaaaaaaaaaaaacacttgtacAAGATATAACACAAATGGTTGTACAATTAACAAATGCAATAAATACAAGAGGTAAACAACTTGTTATGAGATTAAATGAAGTATGTGATCTTAAACAAAATACtcttaatgaaaaaaaaattgcacttgatcaattatcaaaattaactgATCATTGTAtacaatttgtaaattatgcATTGGATAAAGGATCTGATATGGAATtattatatagtaaaaaatcaGTAACTGGTCATTtacaaagaattaaaaatcgtCGTGCTGATATACCAAATCCTGAAATACCAGtaagaattaatttatcacttgAAAAAGTACAAGATTTAATTAAAGTTGTTAGTTCAATTGGTGctattgttgttgatggtaGAGTATATCCATCAGTATCACCATCATCAAGAACAAGTACACCAACAACACCATCAATTGACATACAAGATgctattaaattatcatcacctATTGCTGGCAATAATACATCAAATACATCTGATTGTCCAATTTTACCAATGGCACCAcaacaaataacaacaattgcaCATGGTAATACATATTCAGGTGTACAATTAACATTTACTAATccacaattacaacaacaacaacaacaacaatcacaaACACAAGTTAATTTAATGCAACAACCAAGTTCACCAATACaatcacaaaattatttaccacCACATTATACAAATCATTCAATGCCACAAAATAGAACATCACCACAGGCACCACAACTACAACAACCAAGAATGCCTTATAATATAAGTTTTAATGGTAATATAagacaacaattattattaccacaACAACGACCAATGGGACAACAACAAGTAACATCATCAACACAtccacagcaacaacaacaacagcagcaacaacaagcaCAACAACAAGCGCAACAACAagcacaacaacaacaacagcaacaaatgCATATTGATCATCAACTTAATCAAAATGCTAGTTTACGAGGCCTTTTAGCACCATTTCAAAGATCAATTAATCCTAATCATAATATGGCTTATAGATTACCACCAAGTTATAGATATCCAGCTGGTAATCCACAAATTAGAGCATCAATGTCTCATACTTATCAGCCAACAAATCCAGCATTAGTATCTGGTGGTAGAGTACAACAAATACCACAAGGACAATTACCAGGTTATCCAATTCAACAATCACCAGTAACTGCAGCAgtaacagcaacagcaacaacagcatcaaTAGCAGCATCAGCATCGTCTGCAGCAGCAAGATGGCATATACCACAAGGTGCAAATAATACAATGCAATATTATAATCAACGACAACCtcatcaacagcaacaacaacagcagctgCAGCAGCCACAACTTCAACAGcaacaatcacaacaaaatcaacaattattacaacaacagcaattacaacaactacaacaacaacaatatcagctacaacaattacaacaatatcaacaacaatctTCACTACAAATACCCAGTGCTGGTACACCAAATGatgcatttaaaattattttaaaatcacaacaaaataatattatgccAAAAAACATATCAGGGGGTGGGACGGTCGTCACTGATGCTTCATCATTGTCCATTGGACATCGACTTGGACAAGCAGTATCTTCATCAGTGCCGAAAACCCCCAGTCCGATCCCAGGTAAATCAGATGAAACAGAAAAAAGATTAgataatttttgtcaaaaatcattaaatgatCTTTTACAAACAATTGCTAAATTAGATTCAAATGGTATTGTTATTATACcagaagaacaaaaaaatcatttagaTTCATCACATGTTGATAGTTCAACAGATGAaggaatcaataataatattggtgAAAATACTGGTGATATATCAAAAGATGAACAAATAACAATGACTAAAGATGATCCAAATGAGGATTGGTGTGCTGTTTGTATGGATGGTGGTGATGCTGTATTATGTTGTGATAGATGTCCAAAAGTATTTCATCTTTATTGCCATATACCAAGTTTAAATACTTTTCCAGATGAAAGTGAAACTTGGCAGTGTATGTTGTGTACAAATATTCTTGATTGTACCGAGAATTCATCACAATCAGATAAACGTTCACACACAATGAATCCAAAAGATTTGAGAATTGCTCAACGAATTGTACTTGAACTTTATTGTCAATATGAACAAAGTTTACCATTTCGTGAAGTTGTTTCATATGAGATTACAGAGTATCACAAACtcataaaaaaaccaattgcCTTGGATGTCATTAGAAAAAAACTAAGACACGATGATTCAAATTCTTATACAGATTTACGTGAAGTTTTGGCTGACATTAGACTGATGTTTAAAAATGCATACACATTTAATCCA gtGGACTCTCAAGTATACAAAGAAGCAAGAAatcttgaagaattttttgaaaaattattagttaaatGGGCACCAGATTATGCCATTGAATATCCATCATTaacacttgatgatgatgaagaagtaTTTCCTCCAAATAGAAAATATCGTCGTATAATTAATgactaa
- the LOC122852259 gene encoding RNA cytidine acetyltransferase, giving the protein MVRKKIDNRIRVLIENGVAAGHRTMFVVIGEKAKDQVTLLHHMLSKTVVKARPSVLWCYKNELGFGGHRKKKMKATTKKVTSGRHDVNEDDPFELFVVSTNIRYCYYKETHKILGNTYGMCVLQDFEALTPNLLARTIETVEGGGLIVLLLQSVASLKQLYTMSMDVHQRFRTEAHQDVACRFNERFLLSLAHCQRCLVVDDQLRVLPISSKNLKIESVPKLASTGEQTELDMLKDSFKDTQPVSSLINCCKTIDQAKALLKFIETISEKTLRTTVSLTASRGRGKSATLGLSIAAAIAFGYSNIYISSPSPENLHTLFEFVFKGFDALAYQEHMDYGLVQSTNPEFNKATVRVNVFRDHRQTIQYIHPTDVQKLSQAELLVVDEAAAIPLPYVKAMLGPYLVFLSSTINGYEGTGRSLSLKLIQKLREQTVPENSHGKKDKDKNTLGRELCELTLDESIRYKTGDNVEEWLTNLLCLDAMTNAPILSGCPPPDACQLYYINRDTLFSYHKASELFLQRLVALYVSSHYKNSPNDLQMMSDAPAHHLFCLLGPVDPNKKTLPEILVVIQVCLEGEISKETISQGLGRGKKAAGDLIPWTIAQQYQDDDFPRLAGARIVRIAVHPDYQGMKYGSKALELLKKYYEMKIPNINESNEDNNIDISKVEEENVDLLEETIEPRSSLPPLLLNLNERRPERLDYIGVSFGLTLSLLKFWKRANFIPVYLRQTTNDITGEHSCIMISKINNDDENQDYKWLEAYWIDFRKRFVNLLSYSFTSYTPALALELLANKAFTLPKKVISKDVLDSYFTSYDIKRLEMYSNNMADYHLITDLLPSLGKMYYLNLMGDTELPFIQQAILLGLGLQHKTVEKLSEELQNIPASQILSLFNKLVRKSIQYLNSISEDFIEKTMIVTHGQNDNITVDNEKSKSLQKELDDAEKEISKKQMEDRKKLVKQIDPEDLKNYSIKATDEEFKEALKSKNTNSLIRIKTGEKRIQQNNNEMNSQEEGSKKKKKKRFSK; this is encoded by the exons ATGGTGCGAAAAAAGATCGACAATAGAATACGtgtattaattgaaaatggtGTTGCTGCAGGACACAGAACAATGTTTGTTGTTATTGGTGAAAAAGCCAAGGatcag GTTACATTACTTCATCACATGTTGTCGAAAACAGTGGTAAAAGCAAGACCATCAGTATTGTGGTGTTATAAAAATGAGCTAGGTTTTGGTGgtcatagaaaaaagaaaatgaaagctacaacaaaaaaagtaacaagTGGAAGACATGATGTTAATGAAGATGATCCATTTGAGTTGTTTGTTGTGTCAACAAATATtcgttattgttattataaagaaaCTCATAAGATACTTGGTAATACATATGGAATGTGTGTACTTCAAGATTTTGAGGCATTAACACCAAATCTTCTTGCTCGTACTATTGAAACTGTTGAAGGTGGTGGACTTATTGTACTACTTTTACAATCAGTAGCTTCTTTAAAACAACTTTATACAATGAGTATGGATGTCCATCAAAGATTTCGTACAGAAGCACATCAAGATGTTGCATGCAGATTTAATGAacgttttttattatcattggcACATTGTCAACGTTgtcttgttgttgatgatcaaCTTCGTGTACTTccaatttcatcaaaaaatcttaaaattgAATCAGTACCAAAATTAGCATCAACTGGTGAACAAACTGAGCTTGATATGTTAAAAGATAGTTTTAAAGATACTCAACCAGTATCATCACTTATAAATTGTTGTAAAACAATTGATCAAGCAAAAGCATtacttaaatttattgaaacaatatCAGAAAAAACACTTAGAACAACAGTATCATTAACAGCATCACGTGGTCGTGGTAAATCAGCAACTCTTGGTCTTTCAATTGCAGCAGCAATTGCATTTggttattcaaatatttatatatcaagtCCAAGTCCAGAAAATTTACATACATTAtttgaatttgtatttaaagGTTTTGATGCACTTGCTTATCAAGAACATATGGATTATGGTTTAGTACAATCAACAAATCCAGAATTTAATAAAGCAACAGTACGTGTTAATGTATTTAGAGATCATCGTCAAACAATTCAATATATACATCCAACAGATGTACAAAAATTAAGTCAAGCTGAATtacttgttgttgatgaagcAGCAGCAATACCATTACCATATGTTAAAGCAATGCTTGGACCAtatcttgtatttttatcatcaacaataaatggCTATGAGGGTACAGGTAgatcattatcattaaaactTATACAAAAATTACGTGAACAAACAGTACCAGAAAATTCACATggtaaaaaagataaagataaaaatactcTAGGTCGTGAACTTTGTGAATTAACATTGGATGAATCAATACGTTATAAAACTGGTGATAATGTTGAAGAATGGCTTACAAATTTATTGTGTCTTGATGCAATGACAAATGCACCAATATTATCTGGTTGTCCACCACCTGATGCATGTcaactttattatattaatcgtgatacattattttcatatcaCAAAGCatctgaattatttttacaacgtCTTGTTGCATTATATGTATCttcacattataaaaatagtccAAATGATTTACAAATGATGTCTGATGCACCAgctcatcatttattttgtttattgggTCCAGTtgatccaaataaaaaaacattaccagAAATTCTTGTTGTTATACAAGTATGTTTAGAAGGTGAAATAAGTAAAGAAACAATATCACAAGGTTTAGGTAGAGGTAAAAAAGCTGCTGGTGATTTAATACCATGGACAATTGCACAACAATATCAAGATGATGATTTTCCAAGATTAGCTGGTGCAAGAATTGTTAGAATTGCTGTTCATCCTGATTATCAAGGTATGAAATATGGCTCAAAAGCACttgaactattaaaaaaatattatgaaatgaaaattccaaatattaatgaatcaaatgaagataataatattgatatatcaaaagttgaagaagaaaatgttgatttattaGAAGAAACAATTGAACCACGTTCATCATTACCACCATTGTtacttaatttaaatgaaagacGTCCAGAAAGATTGGATTATATTGGTGTATCATTTGGACTTACTTtgagtttattaaaattctgGAAAAGAGCAAATTTTATTCCAGTTTATTTAAGACAAACAACAAATGACATTACTGGTGAACACTCATGTATTatgatatcaaaaattaataatgatgatgaaaatcaaGATTACAAATGGCTTGAAGCTTATTGGattgattttagaaaaagatttgttaatttattatcatattcatTTACTTCTTATACACCTGCACTTGCCCTGGAACTTCTTGCTAATAAAGCATTTACATtaccaaaaaaagtaatttcaaAAGATGTTTTAGATTCTTATTTTACATCATATGACATAAAAAGACTTGAAATGTATAGCAATAATATGGctgattatcatttaattactGATTTATTGCCATCACTTggtaaaatgtattatttaaatttaatgggtGATACTGAATTACCATTTATTCAACAAGCAATTTTACTTGGACTTGGATTACAACATAaaacagttgaaaaattatctgaagaattacaaaatattcCAGCATCACAAATTTTAAGTTTATTCAATAAACTTGTTAGAAAatcaatacaatatttaaatagtatCTCTgaagattttattgaaaaaacaatgattgtaACACATggacaaaatgataatattactgttgataatgaaaaaagtaaatcatTACAAAAAGAACTTGATGATGctgaaaaagaaatatcaaaaaaacaaatggaaGACCGTAAAAAGCTAGTCAAACAAATTGACCCAGAggacttaaaaaattattcaatcaaaGCCACTGATGAAGAATTCAAGGAAGCTCTTAAAAGTAAGAATACTAATTCTTTAATTAGAATTAAAACTGGTGAAAAAAgaatacaacaaaataataatgaaatgaaTTCGCAGGAGGAGggatcaaagaaaaaaaagaagaaacgTTTctcaaagtaa